The segment GTGATAAAGAGAAAATGGAAAAAGTATTGGGCGGTATCGCTAACATGAGCCGTATCCCAGCTGCTTTGTTCTTAGTTGATATTGGTCACGAGCATATCGGCTTGGCTGAAGCAAAACGTTTAGGCATCACTACATTTGGTTTGGTTGATACAAACTGCGATCCTAATAAGGTAGATTACTTTATTCCCGGTAATGATGATGCAACGAAATCAATTGCGATCATTACCCAATTCCTCACTGCAGCAATTGCAGAAGGTTTAGCAGAGCGCCAGGTTGAAAAAGAAGAAGATGAAACAGAAGAAGTAGAAGATAAAGGTGCAAAGTTTGACGAAGGTGAAGAAGGTGGTCGTGACAGAGGCGGACGTGGTGGTCGTGGTCCGGGACGTGGTCCTGGGGGTGCTAACGCTGGTGGTCCTGGTGGAGCTCCAAAGCGTCGTGTACCAAGCACACAGAAGCGTACTTCAACCAGATAATAATGGCAGGAAGTAAGAAGTAGGATGAACGAATAGCAAGACTTCTAAAAAATAAAAAATGCTTTCTGCCTGAGTTAGTTTGTAAACTTTGGCAGGAAGCATTTTTCAAATTCATAATTTTTCAAATTAATAAATATGTCAACTGTAACAATAAGTGCACAGGATATTAATAAGCTTCGCCAGGCAACTGGTGCTGGTATGATGGATTGTCGTAAAGCATTAACTGAAACAAATGGTGATTTTGAAGCAGCGATCGATTGGTTGCGCAAGCAAGGCCAGAAAGTTGCGGCAAAACGTAGCGATCGTGAAGCAAAAGAAGGTGTAGTGATTGCACAAACAAGTGCTGATAATAAGATAGGTTATGTTGTATGTATCAGTTGCGAAACTGACTTTGTAAGTAAGAATGCAGACTTTGTTGCCTTTGCACAATCAATTGCCGATGCTGCTGTGGCAAACGATGTAAAAAATACTGAAGAACTGAATGCTGCTGAAGTAAATGGTTCAAAAGTTGCTGATCTTATAAACGATAAACTTGCTGCTATTGGTGAAAAGATCGGTATCAGCAAATTTGAGCGTGTTGAAGCTCC is part of the Lacibacter sediminis genome and harbors:
- the tsf gene encoding translation elongation factor Ts, which encodes MSTVTISAQDINKLRQATGAGMMDCRKALTETNGDFEAAIDWLRKQGQKVAAKRSDREAKEGVVIAQTSADNKIGYVVCISCETDFVSKNADFVAFAQSIADAAVANDVKNTEELNAAEVNGSKVADLINDKLAAIGEKIGISKFERVEAPYVASYIHGAYRMGVLVGLDKEAVEAGKDVAMQIAAMNPVAVDADSVPADVVAREKDIVVELMKQDPKMAGKPEEMIAKIAEGKMNAFFKEQTLLAQSFVKDASKSVGDFLKSSGDVKVTTFKRVALG
- the rpsB gene encoding 30S ribosomal protein S2 produces the protein MENNTSLQQQLLEAGVHFGHLKKKWNPKMLPYIFAEKKGIHIIDLNKTVEGLQETAAAMKQLARSGKKIMFVATKKQAKEIVTECAQKVNMPYVTDRWLGGMLTNFNTVRKSVKKMQSIEKMLNDGSFDSITKKERLQLSRDKEKMEKVLGGIANMSRIPAALFLVDIGHEHIGLAEAKRLGITTFGLVDTNCDPNKVDYFIPGNDDATKSIAIITQFLTAAIAEGLAERQVEKEEDETEEVEDKGAKFDEGEEGGRDRGGRGGRGPGRGPGGANAGGPGGAPKRRVPSTQKRTSTR